Within Limnohabitans sp. 2KL-27, the genomic segment CATGACGGGTGGCGCGATCCAGTTGGCGAACTTGCCGGGCTCAACGCAGCGACCCATCAGGCTGGCCACATAAGCGCGGTCTTCGTTGGTGGGCAACCACTCGCCCACTTGGGCCATCCACTCGGCGTCGGTCACCACACGGCCATCGGGCGTGATCTTGGCACCAGACAAAGAACCGATGTTGCGGTGGAAAGCCTTGTGCGGCGCCGTCAAGGTGAAAGGAATGCCGGCCTTGCTGATCACGCGGTTCCAGCGGTCGATGCCGCCTTTGGAGTCGGTGATGTAGTCGTCGCGCAGCACTTCGTTCAATGCGTTGAGCATCGGCACTTCTTTTTCGACCAGTTTGCCGTCTTCGACCGACAAGATCTTGTAGCTGTTGCCCTTGAGCACGTGGTCATCACCACGTTTGCCCTCTTCGTAACGGCCCTTCAAGCCCGAGCTGTAGAAAGTGGCGGCGTTGGACGACTGGTCGGCGCCAAACAGGTCGATGGTCACCGAGAAATGGAAGTTGATGTAGCGCTGGATGGTGGGCAGGTCGATCACGCCGGCGGCACGCAACTTGCCCACGTCGTCGGTCTTGAGCTGGTTCATCACGTCCACCGTGCGCTGGATGGTGCGACTCACGCCGGACTCGCCCACAAACATGTGGTGCGCCTCTTCGGTCAGCATGAACTTGGTGGTGCGGGCCAGGGGGTCGAAAGCCGACTCGGCCAGAGCGCACAGCTGGAACTTGCCGTCGCGGTCGGTGAAGTAGGTGAACATGAAGAAGGACAACCAGTCGGGGGTCTTCTCGTTGAAGGCCTGCAAGATGCGGGGGTTGTCTTCGTTGCCGCTGTTGCGTTGCAGCAGGGCGTCGGCTTCTTCACGGCCGTCCTTGCCGAAGTATTTGTGCAACAGGTACACCATGGCCCACAGGTGGCGGCCTTCTTCGACGTTGATCTGGAACAGGTTGCGCAGGTCGTACATGCTGGGGGCTGTCAGGCCCAGGTGGCGCTGCTGCTCCACCGATGCGGGTTCGGTGTCACCTTGTGTGACGATGATGCGGCGCAGGTTGGCGCGGTGTTCGCCAGGCACGTCTTGCCAGGCTTTTTCGCCAATGTGGTCACCAAAGTGAATCTTGCGGTCTTGCTCGCCAGGGTTCAGAAACACCCCCCAACGGTAGTCGCGCATTTTGACGTGGCCAAACTGGGCCCAGCCTTGTGGGTCCACGCTCACGGCGGTACGCAGGTACACGTCCATGTCGGTGGAGCCTTCGGGGCCCATGTCGTCCCACCAGTTGATGAAGTTGGGCTGCCACTGCTCCAAGGCACGTTGCAGCGTGCGGTCTTCGCTCAGGTTGACGTTGTTGGGGATTTTTTCGCTGTAGTTGATACCGGACATGAGAGTCTCCAGAAATGAAAAGCAACGGTGGGGTCAAATTTCGGTTGCAGCGCGGACCACCGGGCACCACGCAGCACAACGCAAAAACATCAAACGCGGTTCATGTCGAACTGGACTTTTTCGCCCTTGCCGTAGACCTTCAGGGCACCTTTTTCGCCGACGGCGTTGGGGCGCTGGAAGATCCAGTTCTGCCATGCGGTCAAACGACCGAAAATGCGGGTGGCCATGTTTTCCTTTTGGGCAAAACGCAGGTTGGCTTCCAAACCGGTCAGGGCGTCCGGCGACATGGACGAACGCTCTTCCAAGGCCAGACGGATCTCGTCGGACCAATCGATGTCGTCCGGTGCAGCCGTGACCAGGCCCAGGGCCAGAGCGGCGTCGGCATCGAGTGCTTGGCCAATGGCGCCGCGAGCGGCTTCCATGGCAGGCACTTCTTCATAAAAGCGGCGCTGAAGGCGGGTCTGGTCGTTGACCATGGGGAAAAAGCCGAAATTCATCTCGCTCAATTGGATTTTGGGGGCCTTGGCGGCATCGTCAGGCAAAGCCAGCATGTATGCGCGGTCGGCGCAGAAAGCCAGCTCGGCGAGTGTGCCGACAAAGCATGTCCCCTCTTCGATCAGGGCGAACAGGCTGCGCGAAGACACGTCCATGCGCGCCAGTGTGCGGCGCAGGTGGCCTATAGTTTCGCGCACCAACCAGTGGTCTTTGTGGGCCAGCAAGGTCGCGTCAGACGCCAACACGGCGGCGGCATCGCCCGATGTTTTGAGTACCCAAGTGCCGATGTCGAGTTCGTTGGTGCGCATGTGCAAGATGGCGTCGTCGAGTTCGCGCACCATCTGCAGCGGCCACCAGTTCACGCCGGCGGCTTCGATGCCGGCGATGTCGGTGGGCTGCGCTGTGGCGGGGGCCTTGACGGTGAAGGTGGCGATGCGCTTGGCGCGGTCGATTTCCACGGTGACGTTGGTGTAAGTCAGGGCATCGGCCGCAATGCTGCGGTTCAGGGGGGTCAATTCAACGCCTTTGACGCCTGCGGTGCGAATGCTGCCGGCAGCCAGTTTTTTGGCACGGGTTTGCACGGCTTCCTTGAACACAGCAGGCTTGGCGATCGCATCGACCAGACGCCAGTCCACGGCTTTTTGACCGCGAACGCCTTCCACGCTGGTGCAGAAGATGTCGGCCAGGTCGTGGCGCACATGGCGCTTGTCGGTCACGCGGGTCAGGCCACCGGTGCCGGGCAAGACGCCGAGCAGGGGGACTTCGGGCAGCGACACGGCGCTGGAGCGGTCGTCCACCAGCACGATGTCGTCGCAAGCCAGGGCCAGCTCGTAGCCGCCGCCAGCGCAGGCACCATTCAAGGCAGCGACGAATTTCAGGCCGTCGTGCTTGCTGGAGTCTTCAATGCCGTTGCGGGTTTCATTGGTAAACTTGCAGAAGTTCACTTTCCAGCCGTGGGTGGACACACCCAGCATGAAGATGTTGGCACCGGAGCAGAACACGCGGTCCTTCAAACTGGTCACCACCACCGTGCGCACTTCGGGGTGCTCGAAACGGATGCGTTGCAGCGCGTCGTGCAGTTCGATGTCCACACCCAGGTCATAGCTGTTGAGCTTGAGCTTGTAGCCAGGGCGGATGCCGGCGTCTTCGTTGATATTGATCGACAAGGTCGCAATCTCGCCATCAAAAGCCAGGTTGATGTGCTTGTATTGAGAAGGGTTGGTTTGGTAGTCAACCTGGAAAGCTTGCGTCATGTGGGTGTCTCCGTTGAAGAAGGTGGGTCTTGATTTCGGTCAAAAATGCATTTCAGTGCATGTTGCATTGAATTTTATTGCAGGTTATTCGGTCCCGCAACATGCACTTTAATGCATTTACTAAGTATTTACCCTAGGAAATGCATTTTTCTTCCACGCTTCAATTCGGCAGCGTCAAATGCTGGCGAACCGAAGTACGCAAGGCCGCAAAGGCCTGGTCTTCATTCCGCCCACTGGTGTTGATAGCCATGTCCGCCTTGGAATAGAAGGCCGCTCGCCCTTCCAGAATGCGCTTGAGGTCTTCCATGGCTTCGCGGCTGCCGGCCATGGGGCGCATGTCGCCCTGTGCCGCCACGCGGCCCATGTGGTCGGACGCATCGGCTTGCAGCCACACGGTGGTGCAGTGCGAGAGCAGCAAATTGAAGTTGGCCGAATCCGACACCAGGCCGCCCGGCGTGGCGATGACCGCTTCGGGGTAAATCTGGATCGACTCTTCGAGTGCACGGCGCTCGTAACGGCGGTAGGCGTTGGCGCCATAGAGGTTGTGGATCTCGCTGATCTGGCAACCGGCAAACTGCTCGATCTCGCGGCTCAGCTCAATGAAGGGAAAGCCCAGATCGTCGGCCAGGCGCTGGCCCAGCGCGGTTTTTCCAGCGCCACGCAAACCGATCAGGGCGATGCGGTTTTTGCGTTCTTGCGCATTGCCACCTTCGCCAAACATCTCGCTCAGTTGCACACGGGCCCGGCGCAAATCGGCCTCACTGCGCTTTCCCAATAACTCGCGGATCAGCAGCCACTCGGGCGAGGTGGTGGTCACGTCACCCAGCAACTCGGCCAGCGAGCATTGCAAAGCATTGGCCACTTGCAACAGCACCAAGACCGACACATTGCCCGTGCCGTATTCCAGATTGGCCAAATGCCGCTCAGACACATCGGCCGCCACCGCCACAGCGCGGCGCGTCATGCCCTTGCGCGAGCGCAGTGTGCGCACCCGCTCGCCCAGCGATTCCAAAAACGGGCTGCGCTTGCTGTCTGCGTCCTGCGCGTTTGTCTCCACCTGCACCGATTCCTCTTGTGATGCCATGCTCAACTTTCTCCCATTGATTAGGGAAAACCCTTTAATTTCAACAAACACAAAACATGCACTTTAATGCATACTCACGAACACGCAAAATAATGCATCAATCCGTGTTTATACCGCCAACTGAACCCTGGGAACAGTTTTTTGTTGCATGCCACGGCATGTCAACACCCACAAAGCGCCTCAGGGCGCACCCGGAAAGAACTTGCACATGACCACCGCTTTGCTCCCCAACTTTTTCGCAGGCCGCTGGCAAACCGGCTCCGGCGCAGGCACGCCGATGTTTGATCCGGTGCTGGGCACCGAACTGGCTCGTGTGTCCAGCTCGGGCATCGACTTGGCCGAGGGCTTTGCCTTTGCTCGCGAACAAGGCGGTGCGGCCCTGCGCGCCTTGAGCTACGGCCAGCGCGCAGCCCTCCTGACGAAAATCACCGAAGTGCTGCAAGCCCACCGCGATGCCTACTATGAGATCGCCACCGCCAACAGCGGCACCGTGGCCAAGGACTCGGGTGTGGACATCGACGGTGCCATCTTCACCCTGGGCTACTACGCCAAACAAGGCGCGGCCCTGGGCGACGCCACTCTGCTGCTGGACGGCCAACGCATCCGCATGGCCAAAGACCCAGCCTTTCAGACCCAGCACATCCAGGTGCCCACTCGCGGCGTGGCGCTGTTCATCAACGCTTTCAACTTCCCCAGCTGGGGCTTGTGGGAAAAAGCCGCCCCAGCCCTGCTCGCGGGCGTGCCCGTCATCATCAAGCCTGCCACCGCCACCGCTTGGTTGACCCAGCGCATGGTGAAAGACGTGGTCGACGCGGGTGTGCTGCCTGTGGGCGCGCTCTCGGTCATTTGCGGCTCGTCCGCTGGCCTGATGGACCAGTTACAGGCCTTTGACGTGGTCAGCTTCACCGGCTCGGCCGAGACAGG encodes:
- the boxB gene encoding benzoyl-CoA 2,3-epoxidase subunit BoxB encodes the protein MSGINYSEKIPNNVNLSEDRTLQRALEQWQPNFINWWDDMGPEGSTDMDVYLRTAVSVDPQGWAQFGHVKMRDYRWGVFLNPGEQDRKIHFGDHIGEKAWQDVPGEHRANLRRIIVTQGDTEPASVEQQRHLGLTAPSMYDLRNLFQINVEEGRHLWAMVYLLHKYFGKDGREEADALLQRNSGNEDNPRILQAFNEKTPDWLSFFMFTYFTDRDGKFQLCALAESAFDPLARTTKFMLTEEAHHMFVGESGVSRTIQRTVDVMNQLKTDDVGKLRAAGVIDLPTIQRYINFHFSVTIDLFGADQSSNAATFYSSGLKGRYEEGKRGDDHVLKGNSYKILSVEDGKLVEKEVPMLNALNEVLRDDYITDSKGGIDRWNRVISKAGIPFTLTAPHKAFHRNIGSLSGAKITPDGRVVTDAEWMAQVGEWLPTNEDRAYVASLMGRCVEPGKFANWIAPPVMGINRQPVDFDYVRFN
- the boxC gene encoding 2,3-epoxybenzoyl-CoA dihydrolase, coding for MTQAFQVDYQTNPSQYKHINLAFDGEIATLSININEDAGIRPGYKLKLNSYDLGVDIELHDALQRIRFEHPEVRTVVVTSLKDRVFCSGANIFMLGVSTHGWKVNFCKFTNETRNGIEDSSKHDGLKFVAALNGACAGGGYELALACDDIVLVDDRSSAVSLPEVPLLGVLPGTGGLTRVTDKRHVRHDLADIFCTSVEGVRGQKAVDWRLVDAIAKPAVFKEAVQTRAKKLAAGSIRTAGVKGVELTPLNRSIAADALTYTNVTVEIDRAKRIATFTVKAPATAQPTDIAGIEAAGVNWWPLQMVRELDDAILHMRTNELDIGTWVLKTSGDAAAVLASDATLLAHKDHWLVRETIGHLRRTLARMDVSSRSLFALIEEGTCFVGTLAELAFCADRAYMLALPDDAAKAPKIQLSEMNFGFFPMVNDQTRLQRRFYEEVPAMEAARGAIGQALDADAALALGLVTAAPDDIDWSDEIRLALEERSSMSPDALTGLEANLRFAQKENMATRIFGRLTAWQNWIFQRPNAVGEKGALKVYGKGEKVQFDMNRV
- a CDS encoding helix-turn-helix transcriptional regulator, giving the protein MASQEESVQVETNAQDADSKRSPFLESLGERVRTLRSRKGMTRRAVAVAADVSERHLANLEYGTGNVSVLVLLQVANALQCSLAELLGDVTTTSPEWLLIRELLGKRSEADLRRARVQLSEMFGEGGNAQERKNRIALIGLRGAGKTALGQRLADDLGFPFIELSREIEQFAGCQISEIHNLYGANAYRRYERRALEESIQIYPEAVIATPGGLVSDSANFNLLLSHCTTVWLQADASDHMGRVAAQGDMRPMAGSREAMEDLKRILEGRAAFYSKADMAINTSGRNEDQAFAALRTSVRQHLTLPN